In Tsuneonella dongtanensis, a single window of DNA contains:
- the phaR gene encoding polyhydroxyalkanoate synthesis repressor PhaR, translated as MAKRDSADGAIVIKKYANRRLYNTGTSSYITLDDLAKMTRDNVDFKVLDAKTGDDITHTILTQIIMEEESSGGEQMLPIGFLRQLISMYGNSMQSMVPSYLDAMMENFRANQNKLHEAFMARAGGTPLGKIAETNMAMMRAATDALMPKRGGGGKPTPAPTPSAKTDEIAELRAQMAAMQKKLDDLGQ; from the coding sequence ATGGCCAAGCGGGACAGCGCCGACGGCGCGATCGTCATCAAGAAATACGCCAACCGTCGGCTCTACAACACCGGCACGTCGAGCTACATCACGCTCGACGATCTGGCGAAGATGACCCGCGACAATGTCGACTTCAAGGTGCTCGACGCCAAGACCGGCGACGATATCACCCACACCATCCTGACCCAGATCATCATGGAAGAGGAATCGAGCGGCGGGGAGCAGATGCTGCCGATCGGTTTCCTGCGCCAGCTCATCTCGATGTACGGCAACTCGATGCAGTCGATGGTGCCGAGCTATCTCGATGCGATGATGGAGAACTTCCGGGCCAACCAGAACAAGCTCCACGAAGCGTTCATGGCGCGGGCAGGGGGGACGCCGCTGGGCAAGATCGCCGAGACCAACATGGCCATGATGCGTGCGGCAACCGACGCTCTGATGCCCAAGCGTGGTGGCGGCGGTAAGCCCACTCCGGCGCCGACGCCCTCCGCCAAGACCGACGAGATAGCCGAATTGCGCGCGCAGATGGCGGCGATGCAGAAAAAGCTCGACGACCTCGGCCAGTAA
- the proS gene encoding proline--tRNA ligase: MSQIRHALSVKRADDFAQWYQEVVSAADMAEESGVRGCMVIKPWGYGIWERIQRLLDDRIKATGHDNAYFPLLIPLRNFAREAEHVDGFAKEMAVVTHHRLVADGKGGLMPDPEAKLEEPLVIRPTSETIIGDAMARWVQSWRDLPLKLNQWANVMRWEMRTRMFLRTSEFLWQEGHTAHETAAEAKEHTLRMLEVYRACAEEDLALPVIAGEKPENERFPGAVETWSIEAMMQDGKALQAGTSHYLGTNFAEASGIKFQDRDGGQQLAHTTSWGVSTRMIGGVIMVHGDDDGLKVPPAIAPWQVVIVPMLREDDGDAALIEYCEGLRAKLAASNALREPVRVLLDSKPGKAAAKRWDWVRKGAPLIVEVGGRDMAEGKVSLLRRDALWAENGKPAFTAPSLDVAAASIPGMLEAMQASLLADAAAVRDSRITRGVTDIGELEAHFADGVKNPGWLEVQWSKPTGAALDAVTEKLKSLKLTLRNVPIGAAAADGTCIFTGNPAIERVLVARAY; this comes from the coding sequence GTGTCCCAGATCCGCCACGCCCTGTCGGTCAAACGCGCCGACGACTTCGCCCAATGGTATCAGGAGGTCGTCTCGGCCGCCGACATGGCCGAGGAATCGGGGGTGCGCGGCTGCATGGTAATCAAACCGTGGGGCTATGGCATCTGGGAACGCATCCAGCGCCTGCTCGACGACCGCATCAAGGCGACCGGGCACGATAACGCCTATTTCCCGCTGCTTATTCCCTTGCGCAATTTCGCACGCGAGGCCGAGCACGTCGACGGGTTCGCCAAGGAGATGGCGGTCGTCACGCACCATCGCCTCGTCGCCGACGGCAAGGGCGGGCTGATGCCTGATCCCGAGGCGAAGCTGGAAGAGCCGCTCGTGATCCGTCCGACATCTGAGACGATCATCGGCGACGCGATGGCGCGCTGGGTTCAGTCGTGGCGCGACCTTCCGCTCAAGCTCAATCAGTGGGCCAACGTCATGCGCTGGGAAATGCGCACGCGCATGTTCCTTCGCACCAGCGAATTCCTCTGGCAGGAAGGCCATACCGCGCACGAAACCGCCGCAGAGGCGAAGGAGCACACCCTGCGGATGCTCGAGGTCTATCGCGCCTGCGCCGAGGAAGACCTCGCGCTGCCGGTGATCGCCGGCGAGAAACCCGAGAACGAGCGCTTCCCCGGCGCGGTCGAAACGTGGTCGATCGAGGCGATGATGCAGGACGGCAAGGCGCTGCAGGCCGGCACCAGCCACTACTTGGGCACCAACTTTGCCGAAGCGAGCGGGATCAAGTTCCAGGATCGCGATGGCGGCCAGCAACTCGCCCACACGACGAGCTGGGGCGTATCGACGCGCATGATCGGCGGCGTGATCATGGTCCACGGCGACGACGACGGGCTGAAGGTCCCGCCCGCTATCGCCCCGTGGCAGGTCGTGATCGTGCCGATGCTGCGCGAGGACGACGGCGATGCAGCGCTCATCGAGTACTGCGAGGGACTCCGCGCGAAGCTCGCCGCCAGCAACGCGCTGCGGGAGCCGGTGCGGGTGTTGCTCGACAGCAAGCCCGGCAAGGCCGCGGCCAAGCGCTGGGACTGGGTCCGCAAGGGTGCCCCGCTGATCGTCGAGGTCGGCGGCCGCGATATGGCCGAAGGTAAGGTCAGCCTGCTGCGCCGCGATGCGCTGTGGGCGGAGAACGGCAAGCCCGCCTTCACCGCGCCCTCGCTCGACGTGGCCGCAGCCTCGATCCCCGGCATGCTCGAAGCCATGCAGGCAAGCCTGCTGGCGGATGCGGCAGCTGTGCGCGACAGCCGGATCACGCGTGGCGTCACCGACATTGGCGAGCTTGAGGCGCATTTCGCCGACGGAGTGAAGAACCCCGGCTGGCTCGAGGTGCAATGGTCCAAACCCACCGGGGCTGCGCTGGATGCCGTGACCGAAAAGCTCAAGTCGCTCAAGCTGACGCTGCGCAACGTACCGATCGGTGCCGCTGCCGCGGATGGCACGTGCATTTTCACGGGGAATCCGGCAATCGAGCGGGTATTGGTCGCGCGCGCCTACTAG
- a CDS encoding M20/M25/M40 family metallo-hydrolase has protein sequence MRTRFLALAALLAAAPAVADDPQGSVSEARLKADVERLVAFGTRHTMSVQDHPTRGIGAARRWGEGEFRKTSKACANCLEIVLPERMVTGDRIPTPTRLVNVVAIQRGTERPNEVVIVQGHIDSRVSDVMDFTSDAPGANDDASGTALVIEAARVLSQRKYPTTIVYALLSGEEQGLHGGRLLADYAAEQGWTVKAVLNNDIVGNSCGSDGYCQPNHVRVFSEGPRADLDDKTRAAQRRFAGENDSPSRNLSRWLDTIDDAALEVRPIWRADRMGRGGDHLPFLEKGYPAIRFSVAVEDYDHQHQDLRTENGVFYGDTVGEMDFGYLAKVTTLNVRALDKLARLPMPPKPTAEAAVQTFTTLKWDEVPGAAHYAIWQRPTDAAGWGDEPVIAQVVATSAKLEGVRGDDWIFGVSACAAVGTCSPVASAVPGGAFAPLASD, from the coding sequence ATGCGCACACGATTTCTGGCCCTTGCGGCCCTGCTTGCAGCCGCTCCCGCCGTCGCTGACGATCCGCAAGGGAGCGTTTCCGAGGCGCGCCTCAAGGCAGATGTCGAGCGGCTCGTCGCATTCGGCACGCGGCACACGATGTCGGTGCAGGATCATCCGACGCGCGGCATCGGCGCGGCGCGGCGCTGGGGCGAGGGGGAATTCCGCAAGACAAGCAAGGCCTGCGCGAACTGTCTCGAGATTGTCCTGCCCGAACGCATGGTGACGGGCGACCGGATCCCCACGCCGACGCGGCTCGTCAACGTAGTTGCCATCCAGCGCGGGACCGAGCGGCCCAACGAAGTCGTCATCGTGCAAGGCCACATCGACAGCCGGGTGAGCGACGTGATGGATTTCACGTCCGACGCGCCCGGCGCCAACGACGACGCCAGCGGGACTGCACTGGTCATCGAGGCTGCCCGTGTCCTGTCGCAGCGCAAGTACCCGACGACGATCGTCTATGCATTGCTATCGGGCGAGGAACAGGGTCTGCATGGCGGGCGCCTTCTCGCCGACTATGCCGCGGAGCAGGGCTGGACCGTCAAGGCCGTGCTCAACAACGACATCGTGGGCAATTCGTGCGGGTCGGACGGGTACTGCCAGCCGAACCACGTTCGCGTGTTCTCGGAAGGTCCGCGCGCCGATCTGGACGACAAGACCCGCGCCGCCCAGCGGCGCTTTGCGGGCGAGAACGACAGCCCCAGCCGCAACCTTTCGCGCTGGCTCGACACCATCGACGACGCCGCGCTCGAAGTCCGCCCGATCTGGCGCGCCGACCGGATGGGGCGCGGAGGCGATCACCTCCCGTTCCTCGAAAAGGGCTACCCGGCGATCCGCTTTTCGGTCGCGGTGGAGGACTACGATCACCAGCACCAGGACCTCAGGACCGAGAACGGCGTCTTCTACGGCGACACGGTGGGAGAGATGGACTTCGGCTATCTCGCCAAGGTCACCACCCTCAATGTCCGCGCGCTGGACAAGCTGGCGCGCTTACCGATGCCGCCCAAGCCGACGGCCGAGGCTGCCGTCCAGACCTTTACCACGCTCAAGTGGGACGAAGTCCCCGGCGCGGCGCACTACGCGATCTGGCAGCGCCCAACCGATGCGGCCGGCTGGGGCGATGAGCCGGTGATCGCGCAGGTCGTCGCCACGAGCGCCAAGCTCGAAGGCGTGCGGGGCGACGACTGGATCTTCGGCGTCAGCGCCTGCGCGGCCGTGGGAACGTGCAGCCCGGTCGCCAGCGCGGTGCCCGGCGGCGCCTTCGCCCCGCTGGCTTCCGACTGA
- the alr gene encoding alanine racemase, which yields MIDLPPPSLRLDFDSAALADNWRTLDRMSGAASAGAAVKADAYGIGVARAVPALSAAGARDFYVAHWSEVPALAALVPPEQVAVLHGPMTGADCAFARVCGVRPVLNSLDQAARWKAGGGGPCDLMVDTGINRLGVPMDALGDPVLAGLEIDTLMSHLASADEDSALNDRQLARFAQACAAIPARRRSLANSAGIALGADFAFDVTRPGLALYGGVPRAEFAGAIRQVVHPKAAIMQVRRIAGGEGVGYNATFIAPSAMRVGVVSLGYADGFLRARGPNHALMHEGARLPLLGKVSMDMVVVDLAASPSLGEGDWVDVPFDLPAEADRSGLSQYELLTTLGMRLRA from the coding sequence ATGATCGATCTGCCGCCGCCCAGCCTGCGGCTCGATTTCGACAGTGCCGCCCTGGCGGACAACTGGCGTACGCTCGACCGCATGTCGGGCGCCGCCAGCGCGGGCGCGGCAGTGAAAGCGGACGCCTATGGCATCGGCGTGGCGAGGGCCGTTCCCGCGCTGTCCGCAGCCGGTGCCCGCGATTTCTACGTTGCCCACTGGAGCGAGGTCCCTGCGTTGGCCGCGCTCGTGCCGCCGGAGCAGGTCGCGGTTCTCCACGGGCCGATGACCGGAGCGGATTGCGCATTCGCCCGCGTGTGCGGCGTGCGCCCGGTACTCAACAGCCTCGACCAGGCGGCGCGCTGGAAAGCTGGCGGCGGTGGCCCTTGCGATCTCATGGTGGACACGGGCATCAATCGCCTGGGCGTACCGATGGATGCGCTGGGCGACCCGGTGCTGGCCGGGCTCGAGATCGACACGCTGATGTCGCACCTTGCCTCGGCCGACGAGGACAGCGCGCTCAACGACCGCCAGCTTGCCCGTTTCGCCCAGGCGTGCGCAGCCATTCCCGCGCGTCGGCGAAGCCTTGCCAACAGTGCAGGCATAGCGCTCGGCGCCGATTTCGCGTTCGACGTCACGCGCCCGGGGCTCGCGCTCTACGGCGGGGTCCCAAGGGCGGAATTCGCGGGTGCCATTCGCCAGGTCGTCCATCCCAAGGCGGCGATCATGCAGGTTCGCCGGATCGCTGGCGGTGAGGGAGTTGGTTACAACGCCACTTTCATCGCGCCGAGCGCCATGCGGGTAGGGGTCGTCTCCCTGGGATATGCCGACGGGTTTCTCCGGGCGCGCGGCCCCAACCACGCGTTGATGCACGAGGGCGCGCGCCTTCCGCTGCTCGGCAAGGTCTCGATGGATATGGTTGTGGTCGACCTGGCGGCATCGCCATCGCTTGGGGAAGGCGACTGGGTCGATGTGCCGTTCGACCTGCCCGCGGAAGCGGACCGTTCGGGTCTGTCGCAGTACGAACTCCTGACGACACTGGGGATGCGGCTTCGCGCCTGA
- a CDS encoding DUF805 domain-containing protein has translation MGNSITYHLANLASFAGREGRRTFWLWVLAIALINIVVSIGLSATFTASAVGAAIQGTGADDTTAIEALVLREMLPNMPTMIWAGVAMSLFNCAMMAAAFVRRLHDGGFPGLIVLVPLAAVALNLWFQIEQLGQIEELLQAALNARSAEDLADLQRDAGLRGLVSWIPLLVVAGFGLVPSKSENRWGPPPAD, from the coding sequence ATGGGCAACTCGATCACGTATCACCTGGCGAACCTTGCGAGTTTCGCAGGGCGAGAGGGACGCCGGACGTTCTGGCTGTGGGTGCTGGCGATCGCACTCATCAACATCGTCGTCAGCATCGGATTGAGCGCGACGTTTACCGCCAGCGCAGTCGGTGCGGCCATACAGGGCACCGGAGCCGACGATACGACCGCGATCGAGGCTTTGGTGCTCAGGGAAATGCTGCCGAACATGCCCACTATGATCTGGGCCGGCGTCGCCATGTCGCTGTTCAACTGCGCGATGATGGCGGCTGCCTTCGTTCGCCGTCTGCACGACGGCGGTTTCCCCGGCCTCATCGTCCTGGTCCCGCTCGCGGCGGTCGCGCTCAACCTGTGGTTTCAGATCGAGCAGCTCGGCCAGATCGAGGAACTGCTTCAGGCTGCGCTCAACGCGCGATCGGCTGAAGACCTTGCTGACCTGCAGCGCGACGCGGGGCTACGGGGTCTCGTCAGCTGGATACCGCTGCTGGTCGTCGCCGGGTTCGGCCTGGTGCCTTCGAAGTCGGAGAACCGGTGGGGCCCGCCCCCCGCAGACTGA